The Anabaena sp. WA102 genome contains a region encoding:
- the rsmI gene encoding 16S rRNA (cytidine(1402)-2'-O)-methyltransferase — MQTEPKPGTLYIVATPIGNLEDMTFRAVRILQAVDIIAAEDTRHTGRLLQHFQVKTPQVSYHEHNSNTRIPELLEQLQFGKAIALVSDAGMPGISDPGYELIKACIDEGITVVPIPGASAVITALSAAGLPTDRFIFDGFLPAKSQQRQKYLESLQGESRTLVFYESPHRLRDTLVDLGAILGSDRSLVIARELTKLYEEFWRGTIAEGITHYQDKEPQGEYTLLVAGNPPSKPQLTETELKNELLSMIKQGISRSQASREIAKDTGLSRRYLYQLALTIELSS, encoded by the coding sequence ATGCAAACTGAACCAAAACCAGGAACACTTTATATTGTCGCTACACCCATTGGTAATCTAGAAGATATGACTTTTAGAGCGGTGAGAATTTTACAAGCAGTGGATATAATTGCGGCGGAAGATACACGCCACACAGGCAGATTATTACAACATTTTCAAGTGAAAACTCCCCAAGTTAGTTACCATGAACATAATAGTAATACTCGTATTCCCGAATTATTAGAACAGTTACAATTTGGAAAAGCGATCGCTTTGGTAAGTGATGCGGGAATGCCAGGAATTTCTGACCCAGGATATGAGTTAATTAAGGCTTGTATTGATGAGGGGATTACTGTTGTTCCTATCCCCGGTGCAAGTGCTGTAATTACGGCTTTGAGTGCGGCTGGATTACCCACAGATAGGTTTATTTTTGATGGTTTTTTACCAGCTAAAAGTCAACAACGCCAGAAATATTTGGAATCTTTGCAAGGTGAATCTCGAACTTTGGTTTTTTATGAATCACCTCACCGGTTGCGGGATACTTTAGTAGATTTGGGGGCAATCTTGGGAAGCGATCGCTCTCTAGTTATAGCACGAGAACTGACGAAATTATACGAAGAATTTTGGCGGGGAACAATTGCCGAGGGGATTACCCATTACCAAGACAAAGAACCCCAGGGAGAATATACTCTTTTAGTAGCTGGAAATCCACCTAGTAAGCCTCAACTCACAGAAACCGAATTAAAAAACGAACTATTATCAATGATTAAACAGGGTATTTCTCGTTCTCAAGCTAGTCGTGAGATAGCAAAGGATACGGGTTTATCTCGTCGCTATCTCTATCAACTAGCTTTGACAATTGAACTTAGCAGCTAA
- a CDS encoding sugar kinase: MSKSGLFVGLITLDFIYLADSPPQNNQKLVATDYTIAAGGPATNAAVTFSHLNNQSTVLGVLGSHHITQLICSDLENYQIAIIDLDPYRKTPPPVSSIIVTQGTGERAVISINAVKTQANITSIPANILQDIDIVLIDGHQMEVSKIIAQTANIQNIPVVIDGGSWKPGFAEILPFVNYAICSANFYPPNCKNQEDVFAYLQNFNIPYIAITQGENPIQYLTRDQSGVVNVPKIQSVDTLGAGDIFHGAFCHYILETNFIEALALAGNTAAEACKHFGTRTW; the protein is encoded by the coding sequence ATGAGCAAATCTGGCTTATTTGTCGGTTTAATTACCTTAGATTTCATTTATCTCGCGGATTCTCCCCCCCAAAATAATCAAAAATTAGTTGCCACTGACTATACTATAGCAGCAGGGGGACCCGCAACAAACGCCGCCGTCACCTTCAGTCATTTAAACAACCAATCTACAGTTTTAGGTGTATTGGGTTCGCACCATATCACACAGCTAATTTGTAGCGATTTAGAGAATTACCAAATTGCAATTATTGACTTAGACCCCTACAGGAAAACACCGCCACCTGTCTCTTCAATTATTGTTACCCAAGGTACAGGTGAAAGAGCGGTAATTTCTATTAATGCCGTTAAAACTCAGGCAAATATTACTTCTATCCCTGCCAATATTTTACAAGATATTGATATTGTATTAATTGACGGACATCAAATGGAGGTCAGCAAAATTATTGCCCAAACTGCTAATATTCAGAATATTCCAGTTGTTATTGATGGTGGTAGCTGGAAACCAGGATTTGCAGAAATATTACCCTTTGTCAATTATGCTATTTGTTCTGCTAATTTCTATCCACCTAACTGCAAAAATCAGGAAGACGTTTTTGCCTATTTGCAAAATTTTAACATTCCTTATATTGCCATTACTCAAGGGGAAAACCCCATTCAATACTTAACTCGTGATCAGTCTGGTGTAGTTAATGTGCCAAAAATACAGTCCGTTGATACACTGGGCGCAGGAGACATTTTTCACGGTGCTTTCTGTCACTACATCCTGGAAACGAATTTTATAGAAGCATTAGCACTAGCTGGAAATACTGCTGCGGAGGCGTGTAAACATTTTGGTACGCGAACTTGGTGA
- a CDS encoding 3'(2'),5'-bisphosphate nucleotidase CysQ family protein — MKDLSEILTIARKVGWGAASLLSSYYHGTADAPNLDIQYKDSEPVTVADLAVSEYILSQLQAALGNEDFGYISEETHKSQQGKNPAEWVWIIDPLDGTRDFINKTGEYAIHIALIQGTQTMLAVVAVPEAQKLYYATRGSGTFIETATGSLPVRLNSRKNIQDLILVVSRSHRNDRLEYLLQHLPYQNQKAIGSVGCKIAAILEQQADVYISLSGKSAPKDWDMAAPELILTEAGGNFTHFDCTPLEYNTGDIHQWGELLASNYQNHEVLCQEAQSILTRFTK, encoded by the coding sequence ATGAAAGACTTATCTGAAATATTAACAATTGCACGGAAGGTAGGTTGGGGTGCGGCCAGTCTCCTGAGTTCTTATTATCACGGTACTGCTGACGCACCAAATTTAGATATCCAGTATAAAGACAGCGAACCCGTTACAGTGGCAGACTTAGCCGTTAGTGAATATATCTTGTCACAGTTACAAGCTGCTTTAGGTAATGAAGACTTTGGATATATCAGCGAAGAAACTCATAAATCACAACAGGGAAAAAATCCTGCTGAGTGGGTATGGATTATTGATCCATTAGATGGAACAAGAGATTTTATCAACAAAACCGGAGAATATGCAATTCATATTGCCTTAATTCAAGGAACACAGACAATGTTAGCCGTCGTGGCAGTTCCAGAGGCACAAAAGTTATATTATGCTACTAGAGGTAGTGGAACTTTTATCGAAACTGCAACAGGTTCTTTGCCTGTGCGACTGAACTCCCGTAAAAATATCCAGGATCTAATTTTGGTGGTTAGTCGCTCACACCGCAACGATAGGTTAGAATATCTATTACAGCACCTGCCCTATCAAAATCAAAAAGCAATTGGTAGCGTCGGTTGCAAAATTGCCGCGATACTTGAACAGCAAGCAGATGTTTACATTTCCCTTTCCGGTAAATCCGCACCTAAAGACTGGGATATGGCTGCTCCTGAACTAATCTTGACAGAAGCAGGTGGTAATTTTACCCACTTTGACTGCACGCCATTAGAATATAACACTGGCGACATTCATCAATGGGGGGAATTACTAGCGAGTAATTATCAAAATCATGAGGTACTGTGTCAAGAAGCGCAAAGCATTCTCACACGGTTTACAAAATGA